The Mucilaginibacter terrenus genome has a segment encoding these proteins:
- a CDS encoding GH92 family glycosyl hydrolase: MKKISLLLTTCLFSANVFAQQVTKVTDPVEWINPLMGTQSKYDLSNGNTYPAIALPWGMNTWTPQTGKMGDGWQYTYDAYKINGFKQTHQPSPWMNDYGQFAIMPLTGKMKVSQNGRASWFSHKAEVAKPYYYSVYLADHDITTEITSTERAAQFRFTYPKSDSSYIVVDAFDRGSYIKVIPEQRKIVGYSTKYARGPLKNFKNYFVIYVDKAINLSQVYSDSTLNTGNELSAKHVSALIGFKTKTGEKVHLRVASSFISPEQAELNLSRELANDSFDATCAKAKATWNKTLSRIQVEGGTTDQVRTFYSCLYRMLFFPNKMYEINAKGQPMHYSAQNGEVLPGYKFAGTGFWDTFRALYPFLNLVYPSINKEMQAGLVNDYKEGGWLPEWSSPGYSAVMVGNNSASVVADAYIKGGRGYDINTLYQALLHGANNKGPAATGREGVEYYNSLGYVPYDVKINENAARTLEYAYDDFAIYQLGRALGRPASETNLYKKRAMNYKNLFDSSTGLMRGKNKDGSFQSPFSPVKWGDAFTEGNSWHYTWSVFQDMQGLIDLMGGKQKFVTKLDSVWTMPPVFDDSYYGEVIHEIREMQIAGMGQYAHGNQPIQHMTYLYGYAGEPWKTQLHVRDVMNKLYKATPDGYCGDEDNGQTSAWYVFSAMGFYPVTPASDQYVLGTPLFKKMTVTLENGKQLVINAPTNSDANRYVKTLTIGGKPYTHNWLSHSNLLKGAVLNFDMSASPNKTRGIKTEDVPYSLSTEK, from the coding sequence ATGAAGAAAATTTCACTCCTCCTGACCACATGTTTGTTTTCCGCTAATGTATTTGCCCAGCAGGTTACCAAAGTAACTGACCCCGTAGAATGGATTAACCCATTAATGGGAACGCAATCTAAATACGACCTAAGCAACGGTAACACCTACCCTGCTATAGCCCTGCCATGGGGCATGAACACCTGGACACCTCAAACAGGTAAAATGGGCGACGGCTGGCAATACACCTACGACGCTTACAAAATCAACGGCTTTAAGCAAACCCATCAGCCATCACCATGGATGAATGATTATGGCCAGTTTGCTATTATGCCTTTGACGGGCAAAATGAAAGTGTCGCAAAATGGACGTGCAAGCTGGTTTTCGCATAAAGCAGAGGTAGCAAAACCATACTACTATAGCGTATACCTGGCAGATCATGATATCACCACGGAGATAACTTCTACTGAACGTGCTGCGCAGTTCAGGTTCACTTATCCAAAGTCCGACAGTTCTTACATTGTTGTTGATGCTTTCGATCGTGGATCATACATTAAAGTTATACCCGAGCAACGCAAAATCGTGGGTTACTCTACCAAGTACGCCCGCGGTCCGCTGAAAAACTTTAAAAACTACTTTGTTATATATGTAGATAAGGCTATCAACCTTTCCCAGGTTTATAGCGATAGTACACTTAACACTGGCAACGAACTTTCTGCAAAGCATGTGAGCGCGCTGATAGGCTTTAAAACCAAAACAGGAGAAAAGGTACATCTCAGGGTGGCTTCATCTTTCATCAGCCCGGAACAAGCCGAACTAAACCTCAGCCGGGAGTTGGCAAATGATAGCTTTGATGCAACATGTGCTAAAGCTAAAGCAACATGGAACAAAACGCTAAGCCGCATACAGGTAGAAGGCGGAACAACAGACCAGGTACGTACCTTTTATTCATGTTTGTACCGTATGCTGTTCTTCCCGAACAAAATGTACGAGATAAATGCCAAAGGCCAGCCTATGCACTACAGCGCGCAAAACGGCGAGGTATTGCCTGGGTATAAATTTGCGGGTACCGGTTTTTGGGATACTTTCCGGGCACTATACCCTTTCCTCAACCTCGTTTACCCATCAATTAACAAAGAAATGCAGGCTGGCTTGGTTAACGATTACAAAGAAGGCGGATGGCTGCCAGAATGGAGCAGCCCGGGCTATAGCGCAGTGATGGTAGGCAACAACTCTGCATCTGTAGTTGCTGATGCTTACATTAAAGGTGGTCGTGGATATGATATCAACACACTTTATCAGGCACTGCTACATGGCGCTAACAATAAAGGCCCAGCTGCTACCGGACGTGAAGGTGTTGAATACTATAATTCGCTGGGCTATGTGCCGTACGACGTAAAAATAAACGAGAACGCCGCACGCACGTTAGAATACGCTTATGATGACTTTGCGATCTACCAATTAGGCAGAGCTTTAGGCAGGCCAGCGTCAGAAACCAACTTATATAAGAAACGCGCCATGAACTACAAGAACCTGTTCGATTCATCAACAGGTTTAATGCGTGGCAAAAACAAGGACGGCAGTTTTCAATCTCCCTTTAGCCCTGTAAAATGGGGAGATGCCTTTACCGAAGGTAACAGCTGGCACTATACCTGGAGCGTTTTCCAGGATATGCAGGGGCTTATTGACCTGATGGGCGGTAAACAGAAATTTGTAACAAAGCTAGATTCTGTTTGGACGATGCCACCTGTATTTGACGACAGCTACTACGGCGAAGTAATTCATGAGATCCGCGAAATGCAGATTGCCGGCATGGGCCAATACGCACACGGCAACCAACCCATACAGCACATGACCTATCTTTACGGTTACGCGGGAGAGCCGTGGAAAACTCAATTGCACGTCCGCGACGTGATGAATAAGTTGTACAAAGCTACACCTGACGGGTACTGCGGCGACGAAGATAACGGGCAAACATCTGCATGGTATGTATTCTCGGCAATGGGCTTCTACCCTGTTACACCGGCGAGCGATCAGTACGTTTTAGGTACACCATTGTTTAAGAAAATGACCGTAACTCTGGAGAACGGAAAGCAATTGGTTATAAACGCGCCAACCAATAGCGACGCTAACCGATATGTAAAAACCCTTACCATTGGTGGGAAGCCATATACGCATAATTGGTTAAGCCATTCCAACCTGCTAAAAGGTGCAGTGCTTAACTTTGATATGTCTGCATCGCCTAACAAAACACGCGGCATCAAAACAGAGGACGTACCTTATTCGTTATCGACCGAGAAATAA
- a CDS encoding Gfo/Idh/MocA family protein, protein MNIKEFLFSLLITLSASAILAQEVPAAKQPAGTIPAAVPFVPVNLPISTLRLGIAGLSHDHVNNILTDYHQGKVIIVGIAEADKQLRAKYKERYNIPDSLFFDDLKKMAVTKKPDAVLGFNPVAKHIDVVEVCAPLGISVMVEKPLAATLAQAKRMEFLALKYYIKLLTNYETTWYQSYQHVYNLTQKDSIGRIRKMIVHDGHQGPKEIGCSKEFVSWLTDPELNGGGALIDFGCYGADLMTWLMEGQKPVAVTAVARHMKLQIYPKVEDDVNIIVEYPTATGIIEASWNWPFSIKDLEVFGDSGYMHAFNNSSTLIRTGDTASTINVTNALEAPLDNPVTYLQLVLKNRLLGINDRSSLKYNMLVMQILDAAKRSVAEGRRIVL, encoded by the coding sequence ATGAATATAAAAGAGTTTCTATTTAGCTTACTTATTACATTATCGGCGTCGGCTATATTAGCGCAGGAAGTTCCTGCTGCAAAACAGCCAGCCGGGACAATTCCTGCGGCAGTACCTTTTGTGCCGGTGAATTTGCCTATAAGTACATTACGGCTGGGCATAGCGGGCCTTTCACACGATCACGTAAACAACATCCTTACTGATTACCACCAGGGCAAAGTAATAATTGTAGGCATAGCAGAAGCCGATAAGCAACTCCGCGCAAAATACAAGGAGCGGTATAACATACCAGACTCCTTGTTTTTTGACGATCTTAAAAAAATGGCGGTCACCAAAAAGCCGGATGCTGTACTCGGCTTTAACCCGGTTGCAAAGCATATAGATGTTGTAGAAGTATGCGCGCCTTTGGGGATAAGCGTTATGGTAGAAAAGCCACTTGCCGCCACCCTTGCGCAAGCAAAGCGGATGGAGTTTCTTGCGCTTAAATACTATATAAAGCTGCTTACCAATTACGAAACTACCTGGTACCAGTCTTACCAGCATGTATACAATCTTACGCAGAAAGACAGCATCGGCCGGATACGGAAAATGATAGTACACGACGGCCACCAGGGCCCAAAGGAGATAGGTTGCAGTAAGGAATTTGTAAGCTGGCTTACAGACCCTGAACTTAATGGAGGTGGGGCACTAATAGACTTTGGGTGCTACGGCGCTGATTTGATGACCTGGCTTATGGAGGGACAAAAACCAGTAGCAGTTACAGCTGTTGCCCGTCACATGAAACTACAGATATACCCCAAGGTTGAAGATGATGTAAACATCATTGTAGAATACCCTACGGCTACCGGCATTATAGAGGCATCATGGAACTGGCCTTTTTCCATCAAAGACCTAGAGGTTTTTGGCGATAGCGGCTACATGCACGCGTTTAACAACAGCAGCACACTTATCCGCACAGGGGATACTGCCAGCACAATAAATGTAACGAATGCGCTGGAAGCACCGCTAGACAATCCGGTGACCTATTTGCAATTGGTTTTAAAAAACCGCCTGCTTGGCATTAATGACCGGTCATCGTTAAAATACAATATGCTGGTAATGCAAATACTTGATGCGGCTAAAAGGTCTGTGGCCGAAGGAAGAAGAATAGTTCTTTAA